TGCGCGCGGGCGAGCTTGAGCACAAGGAAGTCGAGATATCGATTGCCGAGGGCGGCAGCCCGACCCAGTCCGACATGCCGAACATGACGCCGGGCACCGTCATCAACTTCTCGGACATGATGAAGGGCTTCATGAACCGCGTGCCGCAGCAAAAGCGCATGACGGTCGCCGCCGCCCGTGCGGCCCTGATCCGGCAGGAAGCGGACCGGATGCTCGATACCGAGGCCCTGACGCGTGAGGCCGTGGCCCATGCGCAGGACCACGGCATCGTCTTTCTCGACGAGATCGACAAGGTCTGCGCCCGTGCATCCGAAGGGGGTGCGCGGGGCGGCGATGTCTCGCGTGAAGGTGTGCAGCGCGACCTGCTGCCGCTGATCGAGGGCACCACCGTCTCGACCAAATACGGCCCGGTGCGCACGGATCATATCCTGTTCATCGCATCCGGCGCGTTCCATATTGCCAAGCCGTCCGACCTGCTGCCCGAACTGCAGGGGCGGCTGCCCATCAGGGTGGAACTCGCATCGCTCACGCGCGAGGATCTGCGCCGCATCCTGACCGAGCCGGAGCATTCGCTGCTCAAGCAGTATGTCGCCCTGCTGGGCACGGAGGATGTAACCCTGTCGTTCAGCGATGGCGCAATTGACGCGCTGGCGGAACTGGCGGCGGATATTAACGAGCGGGTGGAGAATATCGGCGCGCGGCGT
This is a stretch of genomic DNA from Komagataeibacter xylinus. It encodes these proteins:
- the hslU gene encoding ATP-dependent protease ATPase subunit HslU, which produces MEIPNHTPREIVSELDRFIIGQGDAKRAVAIALRNRWRRAQLPDALREEVVPKNILMIGPTGCGKTEIARRLAKLAQAPFLKVEATKFTEVGYVGRDVESIIRDLIEVSINMLRDLRRRDVEANAGEAAEKLLLDALVGEGASAETRNKFRRMLRAGELEHKEVEISIAEGGSPTQSDMPNMTPGTVINFSDMMKGFMNRVPQQKRMTVAAARAALIRQEADRMLDTEALTREAVAHAQDHGIVFLDEIDKVCARASEGGARGGDVSREGVQRDLLPLIEGTTVSTKYGPVRTDHILFIASGAFHIAKPSDLLPELQGRLPIRVELASLTREDLRRILTEPEHSLLKQYVALLGTEDVTLSFSDGAIDALAELAADINERVENIGARRLATVLERLLEDVSFTAADRKGETVVIEAADVQAKVAPLARKGDLSRFIL